One window of the Pieris rapae chromosome 11, ilPieRapa1.1, whole genome shotgun sequence genome contains the following:
- the LOC110997927 gene encoding dynein axonemal intermediate chain 4, whose product MASDESAEVSTGPSSTATTDPSKLSIADSLSKVSRATFSFMEARQNHNVIEKGVDFTPDDIVDPDYVTMFDTFSHAAFESKPRARSEVALKGKSKSTADMGMKVFATTISLDDIHIDYTQNTEEGVIPDDVDLELAPSAFYLPKDYPIMSYPPEVLIVLKETETQFMFELPCFTFEKGTVEAAVVEEENEFYQYITVGKGRNRKMVVEETQTEQLVTQTRHTLTTRPQKKNAIVFASMWDMHDTYARLARVKPAEEPDEMVMYQSAAPTLLRKRTKVVDTTNGKRDKTFSEIGNTPEFFDAVLLTERVLATLEYSSQQKKFRGLVSIDPLSLDLIYIYSLKPLWTFECDETANRPITSISFNPKNKNILAVGYGKYTYADQFSGLVCIWCTKNPCKPERTYHFQDPLTSVAFSDKNANWLGCGFANGDVLILDVTSYTIKTIARSKRDTNPCFEPIWAICWRDIDKDNQYLMTTCQDGRINRFTSTKTHDFICTPMMRISTVEGQMKGLETPKQCLKVDVPITRYPAALCMKWHPLVEHIYLVGTDEGCIHKCSTHYLNQHMDVYRAHSGPVYSMEYSPFMDSLLVSCGADNAIRLWIEGMDDVIMTLNCPSAVFDIAFCPINSTILISASGNVLSIWDLRRKTHIPCAEYTFPPSVSLMYIKFSPSGDNVFVGDTLGRIHTFHLEDTPIPPFYQKELLDETIKKALCTRPQLLKQLDKLKKMKEK is encoded by the coding sequence ATGGCTTCAGACGAGAGTGCTGAAGTATCCACGGGACCAAGTTCCACTGCTACCACTGATCCATCAAAGTTAAGTATTGCTGACTCCCTATCGAAAGTAAGTAGGGCCACCTTCTCTTTTATGGAAGCAAGACAAAATCATAACGTAATAGAGAAAGGCGTAGACTTTACACCTGACGATATTGTGGATCCTGACTACGTCACTATGTTTGACACATTTTCACACGCtgcttttgaaagtaaacCTAGAGCACGTAGCGAAGTCGCACTCAAAGGCAAGTCTAAATCAACAGCTGATATGGGTATGAAAGTATTCGCCACCACTATCTCCCTTGACGACATTCATATCGATTACACACAAAACACCGAAGAAGGGGTCATTCCAGACGACGTTGACTTAGAATTAGCACCTTCAGCATTTTATCTGCCGAAAGATTATCCTATCATGTCTTATCCCCCAGAAGTACTTATTGTTCTTAAAGAAACAGAAACTCAGTTTATGTTTGAACTACCATGCTTCACCTTCGAAAAAGGTACTGTGGAAGCTGCCGTTGTAGAAGAAGAAAACGAATTTTATCAGTATATAACAGTCGGCAAAGgcagaaatagaaaaatggtTGTCGAGGAGACGCAAACTGAACAACTTGTGACTCAAACTCGTCATACATTGACTACAAGACCGCAAAAGAAGAATGCCATTGTTTTCGCATCAATGTGGGATATGCACGATACTTATGCTAGACTTGCGAGGGTGAAACCAGCGGAGGAGCCTGATGAAATGGTAATGTACCAGTCAGCGGCACCGACGTTACTTCGCAAAAGAACTAAGGTAGTAGACACCACCAATGGCAAGAGAGATAAAACCTTTTCTGAAATCGGAAACACACCAGAGTTCTTTGACGCTGTTCTATTGACAGAACGTGTTCTTGCAACCCTCGAGTATTCAAGTCAACAAAAGAAGTTTCGTGGCCTCGTAAGTATTGATCCTCTTTCgcttgatttaatttatatttattccttgaaacCTCTTTGGACGTTTGAATGTGATGAAACTGCTAACCGACCGATAACAAGCATATCTTTCaacccaaaaaataaaaatattctagcCGTAGGCTATGGAAAGTACACATATGCTGATCAGTTCTCTGGTTTAGTATGTATATGGTGTACTAAAAATCCCTGTAAACCAGAACGAACATATCATTTTCAAGATCCCTTAACTTCAGTAGCATTTTCGGATAAAAATGCTAATTGGTTAGGATGTGGATTTGCAAATGGCGATGTCCTAATTTTAGACGTCACCtcgtatacaataaaaacaattgcaaGGAGTAAAAGAGATACAAACCCATGCTTTGAACCAATTTGGGCAATATGTTGGCGTGACATAGATAAGGATAACCAATATTTGATGACTACCTGTCAAGATGGAAGAATTAATAGATTTACTAGTACCAAAACTCATGATTTCATATGCACACCTATGATGCGTATATCGACTGTTGAAGGGCAGATGAAAGGTCTAGAGACACCCaaacaatgtttaaaagtCGACGTTCCTATCACTAGGTACCCCGCTGCATTGTGTATGAAGTGGCATCCTTTAGTAGAACACATATATCTTGTCGGAACGGATGAAGGTTGTATACACAAATGTTCGACACACTATTTAAACCAACATATGGATGTTTATAGGGCTCATTCGGGGCCTGTGTACAGTATGGAGTATTCACCGTTTATGGATTCATTGCTAGTATCATGTGGTGCCGATAACGCTATTAGGCTGTGGATAGAAGGTATGGATGATGTAATAATGACATTGAACTGTCCAAGTGCTGTATTTGACATTGCATTTTGTCCTATTAATTCGACAATTTTGATATCAGCTAGTGGTAATGTATTATCGATTTGGGATTTGCGCCGGAAAACGCATATACCTTGTGCCGAATACACGTTTCCTCCTAGTGTatctttaatgtatattaaattttcaccaTCCGGTGATAATGTTTTCGTTGGAGACACGTTAGGGCGAATACACACCTTCCATTTGGAAGATACCCCGATACCGCCATTCTACCAAAAGGAGCTATTGGATGAAACGATTAAGAAGGCTTTATGTACGAGACCTCAACTTTTGAAGCAACTCGACAAGTTAAAGAAAATGAAAGAGAAGTGA
- the LOC110997918 gene encoding rabenosyn-5, with protein MAAANDEEILEGFLCPICKADLKSATQLTSHFETQHEEEQDLLRSLKDIFGKAKKIILNADENDLRETFDRALKFNIQDTFYAQEEQTVGVFRSSIDYFRAVRAARLERYATETNKLLIRLDKLVCNMPNEASQRKQHEQEVVPWLDGSSVKLCPNCAKSFNLTRRKHHCRLCGSILCHDCSLFLDLNVAKAIVDPSVSQPPATREVTEKTGLRLCEHCYNLVELRKQVQESRNAKTPLMSTYEQMRNLMDQAKPAVAMYEKMCQSLFDGETTYNLQDVNAMRGKIGKQAEGIDMLSKKIAGYPAEPGTRQAKLQNSIRQAAAHYIKEELLSLRKLPTESQIEEVRKERYEKAQRQVELERRRAERERDWKEGEGSGNGSGTSNIQLDDDNPLLEQMNIIRGYIKDARKELRFEEVAILETNLKELKKEYQFQMLSNKP; from the exons atggctGCTGCAAATGATGAAGAGATCCTAGAAGGATTCCTCTGCCCTATTTGCAAAGCGGACTTAAAATCCGCTACCCAGCTTACGAGTCACTTCGAAACCCAACACGAAGAAGAGCAAGATTTACTGAGGTCCCTCAAAGATATATTTGGTAAAGCtaagaaaattatactaaacGCAGATGAAAATGATTTAAGGGAAACATTTGACCGTGCTTTGAAGTTCAATATTCAGGATACATTTTATGCCCAAGAAGAACAAACTGTCGGAGTTTTTCGAAGCTCTATTGACTATTTCCGAGCCGTGAGAGCAGCTAGGCTAGAACGATATGCTACTGAAACGAATAAATTACTGATTAGGCTAGACAAATTAGTGTGTAATATGCCCAATGAAGCAAGCCAGAGAAAACAACACGAACAGGAG gttgTTCCATGGCTAGATGGATCTTCTGTAAAGTTATGTCCCAACTGTGCTAAATCATTTAATCTTACTAGAAGAAAACACCACTGCAGGCTGTGTGGTTCTATACTTTGCCATGACTGTTCTCTGTTTTTAGACCTCAATGTAGCTA AGGCAATAGTAGATCCTTCTGTTTCACAACCACCGGCTACTCGAGAAGTGACAGAAAAGACTGGTTTGCGTCTTTGTGAGCATTGTTATAATCTAGTTGAATTACGAAAACAAGTCCAAGAGAGTCGTAATGCTAAAACACCACTAATGTCTACTTATGAACAGATGAGGAATTTGATGGACCAAGCAAAACCAGCTGTTGCTATGTATGAAAAG atgTGTCAAAGCCTCTTTGATGGTGAGACTACATACAATCTGCAAGATGTTAATGCAATGAGAGGCAAGATTGGTAAACAAGCAGAGGGTATTGATATGCTAAGCAAAAAGATTGCAGGATATCCAGCTGAGCCAGGGACACGGCAGGCAAAACTACAGAACTCTATAAGACAGGCTGCAGCACATTATATCAAG gAAGAATTACTATCATTACGTAAACTCCCAACGGAATCCCAAATTGAAGAGGTTCGTAAAGAGAGATATGAAAAGGCCCAGAGACAAGTGGAACTCGAGAGGAGACGCGCAGAAAGAGAAAGAGATTGGAAAGAGGGAGAGGGAAGTGGGAATGGAAGTGGAACAAGCAACATACAGCTAGATGACGATAATCCATTGCTAGAgcaaatgaatattattagagGATACATAAAAGATGCTCGAAAGGAACTGAGATTCGAAgag GTTGCCATTCTTGAAACTAATCTCAAGGAACTAAAAAAGGAATATCAATTCCAAATGCTGTCTAACAAACCCTAG
- the LOC110997909 gene encoding uncharacterized protein LOC110997909 isoform X1: MDSVLLVVTTVLCTLLLLKLIYNLRSTLRWRVNCWFCNSNFWVKFINRNSWTCPNCEQYNGFTKDGDYNKPIVTANNELKAPNAFKRSPPKNGLCKMCNINQQLKVTQLANFVPMNEKNFEHEIEMYKSQLEKAYKLCSPCKQVIQMKLHKEKESMLGSKLLQNRTPKKSKTRKEKRNDLLHHIINNVSKAVAGILIVLVTVEFYENIKVHDNIYSTINNVKVIIYNLIERVLSIVKMKTLMTFPQLEHYFYDFDNTLYVDFITLIAGHNRVIQKALSGFVCAMQIIGHFWNINKLKYSIGIDLLWTVFVATFLYHKLTGHLLIISSIKLCAVVAVLFIYNSIKSNNKIDDLETTPKKTKKPMIGSIKMHQDQDISFDTDDDVSLSKFGLHNFTSSSNETLSPLNSSFKSGRSFTPRNDSLWNKPMHNSTFTINSMAKSPSPFAKTVFVKPEFNKYQKLVKDESDSDLDESISSLCISSPKKRSAKTNPVFALRKFTASPNFATPMPINRGRPLISPSKLGTSWVAGGYWGSDGERSLFNINGSRSSSQSSGFESQTSSMTQRNVFSQPPSREESVCGEPDRSSVLLDRFQNCNMNYQSSQNFAPLSTPVFPQMQYNNHVKIPQPRFPQSFSNNYSSEHNFKIPGRSGIIKLPQIDSFTSN, translated from the exons atggatTCAGTGCTTCTTGTAGTTACTACAGTGTTATGTACGttacttttgttaaaattaatttacaatttacg gtcAACATTGCGATGGCGAGTAAACTGTTGGTTctgtaatagtaatttttgGGTTAAATTCATTAACCGCAATAGTTGGACGTGTCCAAATTGCGAACAGTACAATGGATTTACAAAG GATGGTGATTATAATAAACCAATTGTAACTGCAAATAATGAACTTAAAGCACCAAATGCCTTTAAAAGAAGCCCACCTAAAAATGGGCTTTGCAAAATGTGTAATATTAACCAACAGTTAAAAGTTACACAGCTTGCTAATTTTGTTCCTATGAATGAGAAGAATTTTGAACATGAAATTGAAATGTATAA ATCACAACTAGAAAAAGCTTACAAATTATGTAGTCCATGCAAACAAGTCATACAAATGAAATTGCACAAAGAGAAAGAATCAATGCTTGGTTCAAAATTATTGCAAAATCGCACACCTAAGAAATCTAAAACACGGAAGGAAAAAAGAAATGATTTACTCCatcacattattaataatgtatcaaAAGCTGTTGCTGGGATACTTATAGTACTAGTGACTGTTGAGTTTTATGAAAACATCAAAGTTCATGATAATATATACAGTACAATAAACAATGtcaaagtaattatatataacttaatagaAAGAGTTTTATCTATAGTAAAAATGAAGACATTGATGACATTCCCTCAATTAGAGcactatttttatgattttgacAATACACTGTATGtagattttataactttaattgcTGGACATAACAGAGTGATCCAAAAGGCCCTAAGTGGCTTTGTATGTGCCATGCAAATAATTGGACACTTCTGGaacataaataagttaaaatattctattggTATTGACTTACTGTGGACAGTATTTGTAGCTACCTTTTTATATCACAAGTTGACTggacatttattaataataagttcaattaaa TTGTGTGCAGTGGTAGCTGTACtctttatttacaatagtatcaaatcaaacaataaaattgatgATCTAGAAACAACACCAAAGAAAACCAAGAAACCAATGATTGGATCAATTAAGATGCATCAAGATCAAGACATTTCCTTTGACACAGATGATGATGTCTCCCTTAGTAAATTTGGTTTGCACAATTTTACTAGCTCTTCTAATGAAACTCTAAGCCCTTTAAACAGTAGCTTCAAAAGTGGAAGGTCTTTTACTCCCCGTAATGACAGCTTGTGGAATAAACCGATGCACAATTCCACGTTCACTATTAATTCAATGGCCAAAAGCCCATCACCGTTTGCCAAGACAGTATTTGTGAAGCCggaattcaataaatatcagAAATTAGTGAAAGACGAGTCCGATTCCGATCTCGACGAAAGTATAAGTTCCTTGTGTATAAGCAGTCCCAAAAAGAGATCCGCGAAAACAAATCCCGTGTTTGCTTTAAGAAAGTTTACAGCGTCACCGAATTTCGCGACACCTATGCCGATTAATCGCGGTCGACCTTTAATATCGCCCAGTAAATTAGGCACCTCTTGGGTGGCCGGTGGTTATTGGGGTTCAGACGGAGAAAGGTCTTTGTTTAACATAAACGGCAGTCGCTCTTCTAGCCAAAGTTCCGGTTTCGAATCCCAAACTTCGAGTATGACTCAGAGAAATGTTTTTTCTCAACCTCCTTCTCGAGAGGAGTCCGTATGCGGCGAACCCGATAGATCTTCGGTTCTATTAGACAGATTTCAAAATTGCAATATGAACTATCAGAGCTCGCAGAACTTTGCCCCATTATCGACACCCGTCTTCCCTCAAATGCAATATAACAACCACGTAAAAATACCTCAGCCGAGATTCCCTCAGAGTTTCTCGAATAATTATAGTTCCGagcacaattttaaaattcccGGCAGGTCCGGAATTATAAAGCTGCCCCAAATAGATTCATTCACATCTAACTAA
- the LOC110997909 gene encoding uncharacterized protein LOC110997909 isoform X2 has product MCNINQQLKVTQLANFVPMNEKNFEHEIEMYKSQLEKAYKLCSPCKQVIQMKLHKEKESMLGSKLLQNRTPKKSKTRKEKRNDLLHHIINNVSKAVAGILIVLVTVEFYENIKVHDNIYSTINNVKVIIYNLIERVLSIVKMKTLMTFPQLEHYFYDFDNTLYVDFITLIAGHNRVIQKALSGFVCAMQIIGHFWNINKLKYSIGIDLLWTVFVATFLYHKLTGHLLIISSIKLCAVVAVLFIYNSIKSNNKIDDLETTPKKTKKPMIGSIKMHQDQDISFDTDDDVSLSKFGLHNFTSSSNETLSPLNSSFKSGRSFTPRNDSLWNKPMHNSTFTINSMAKSPSPFAKTVFVKPEFNKYQKLVKDESDSDLDESISSLCISSPKKRSAKTNPVFALRKFTASPNFATPMPINRGRPLISPSKLGTSWVAGGYWGSDGERSLFNINGSRSSSQSSGFESQTSSMTQRNVFSQPPSREESVCGEPDRSSVLLDRFQNCNMNYQSSQNFAPLSTPVFPQMQYNNHVKIPQPRFPQSFSNNYSSEHNFKIPGRSGIIKLPQIDSFTSN; this is encoded by the exons ATGTGTAATATTAACCAACAGTTAAAAGTTACACAGCTTGCTAATTTTGTTCCTATGAATGAGAAGAATTTTGAACATGAAATTGAAATGTATAA ATCACAACTAGAAAAAGCTTACAAATTATGTAGTCCATGCAAACAAGTCATACAAATGAAATTGCACAAAGAGAAAGAATCAATGCTTGGTTCAAAATTATTGCAAAATCGCACACCTAAGAAATCTAAAACACGGAAGGAAAAAAGAAATGATTTACTCCatcacattattaataatgtatcaaAAGCTGTTGCTGGGATACTTATAGTACTAGTGACTGTTGAGTTTTATGAAAACATCAAAGTTCATGATAATATATACAGTACAATAAACAATGtcaaagtaattatatataacttaatagaAAGAGTTTTATCTATAGTAAAAATGAAGACATTGATGACATTCCCTCAATTAGAGcactatttttatgattttgacAATACACTGTATGtagattttataactttaattgcTGGACATAACAGAGTGATCCAAAAGGCCCTAAGTGGCTTTGTATGTGCCATGCAAATAATTGGACACTTCTGGaacataaataagttaaaatattctattggTATTGACTTACTGTGGACAGTATTTGTAGCTACCTTTTTATATCACAAGTTGACTggacatttattaataataagttcaattaaa TTGTGTGCAGTGGTAGCTGTACtctttatttacaatagtatcaaatcaaacaataaaattgatgATCTAGAAACAACACCAAAGAAAACCAAGAAACCAATGATTGGATCAATTAAGATGCATCAAGATCAAGACATTTCCTTTGACACAGATGATGATGTCTCCCTTAGTAAATTTGGTTTGCACAATTTTACTAGCTCTTCTAATGAAACTCTAAGCCCTTTAAACAGTAGCTTCAAAAGTGGAAGGTCTTTTACTCCCCGTAATGACAGCTTGTGGAATAAACCGATGCACAATTCCACGTTCACTATTAATTCAATGGCCAAAAGCCCATCACCGTTTGCCAAGACAGTATTTGTGAAGCCggaattcaataaatatcagAAATTAGTGAAAGACGAGTCCGATTCCGATCTCGACGAAAGTATAAGTTCCTTGTGTATAAGCAGTCCCAAAAAGAGATCCGCGAAAACAAATCCCGTGTTTGCTTTAAGAAAGTTTACAGCGTCACCGAATTTCGCGACACCTATGCCGATTAATCGCGGTCGACCTTTAATATCGCCCAGTAAATTAGGCACCTCTTGGGTGGCCGGTGGTTATTGGGGTTCAGACGGAGAAAGGTCTTTGTTTAACATAAACGGCAGTCGCTCTTCTAGCCAAAGTTCCGGTTTCGAATCCCAAACTTCGAGTATGACTCAGAGAAATGTTTTTTCTCAACCTCCTTCTCGAGAGGAGTCCGTATGCGGCGAACCCGATAGATCTTCGGTTCTATTAGACAGATTTCAAAATTGCAATATGAACTATCAGAGCTCGCAGAACTTTGCCCCATTATCGACACCCGTCTTCCCTCAAATGCAATATAACAACCACGTAAAAATACCTCAGCCGAGATTCCCTCAGAGTTTCTCGAATAATTATAGTTCCGagcacaattttaaaattcccGGCAGGTCCGGAATTATAAAGCTGCCCCAAATAGATTCATTCACATCTAACTAA
- the LOC110997911 gene encoding tetratricopeptide repeat protein 27, which yields MILSREKLLLLCNFDTQIQDTDSQAIRKLWSGVWYIENFDLCEELLISGLEIDQLKEVLKKYKDEEHTLNDILHLAISAFLTFCEKNWNPHADELSINNYFKSLWPSNLDAALKLQSNSEPVHSNIVCPELLYFSTQVLSALCCIQENLVNNWWLLRSKIVHQRVLEDKTAALYKFIDLTIAKLYNMFKSINDPRLQVLLYLEIAQAYVVYDRVEKVEEYLLKAKEMAGLKLELTGILGKRTKFQQEALPQLALTSELDSNIERVSAEDSHGSSDLPHDVELQDDVRLNKIEFNEKLSQAKLPSLEQTLCLLTVQYLQKSQPKDALLEEELRPYIDAVLNQKSGPWASRVAALLIRCKLEGNHKRTVERAMLQCETIVNEKAVVSTTNRLSYLWASGLPCAWTWRQQLADFYLSLGLVKAALEEYQKLQLWEDVIVCYTLLQLRHKAAEVIQQQIDMQPTVKLYCLLGDATDEVRWYDRAWEFSEHKSSRAQRHWGNFLFDRKRYDECIPHYEMSLQINAIQDHIWLRLGFAALTTEKWELAGKAYRRYTYLQPNTFEAWNNLAKVYMMQGEKERAYRALMEALRFNYDNWKLWTNVITVSLETDHFDDVIRGIHRTIDLQNKYEDVKVLALLVNEVIKERVDLDKESNERFRKRVQELFGRITSIHPNNGEIWQLYSYISPTYLLKAQRLLKTYGCIAQTGKWANDPSTCKMVIDISMDMIEYSIKARQELSPEENGKILQADQQLSSARLTGQAVIRIIEKQWPDLDISELKEKFIAVTEFIKSVI from the exons atgattttatcaagagaaaaattattacttctcTGCAATTTTGACACCCAAATTCAAGATACAG ATTCACAAGCTATCAGAAAGCTATGGAGTGGTGTATggtatattgaaaattttgatttgtGTGAAGAGTTATTAATATCAGGCTTAGAAATTGATCAGCTGaaagaagttttaaaaaaatacaaagatgAAGAACATACTTTAAATGATATTCTTCACTTAGCTATAAGTgcatttttgacattttgtGAAAAGAATTGGAATCCACATGCAGAtgaattaagtataaataattattttaaaagtttgtggccAAGCAATCTTGATGCAGCTTTAAAGTTACAAAGTAATTCAGAGCCAGTTCATAGTAATATTGTTTGTcctgaattattatatttctcaaCGCAAGTTTTATCTGCATTATGTTGTATTCAAGAAAATTtg GTAAATAACTGGTGGTTGTTAAGAAGTAAAATTGTGCATCAAAGAGTCCTAGAAGACAAAACTGCTGCCCTGTACAAATTTATTGACTTAACTATAGCAAAActctataatatgtttaagtcTATAAATGATCCTAGACTACAAGTGTtactttatttagaaattgCACAAGCATATGTTGTATATGATAGAGTAGAAAAAGTGGAAGAATATCTATTGAAAGCCAAGGAGATGGCTGGGTTAAAATTGGAATTGACAG ggaTCTTGGGAAAACGTACAAAATTTCAGCAAGAGGCCCTCCCACAACTGGCATTGACAAGTGAATTAGATTCTAACATTGAGCGGGTCTCAGCTGAAGACAGCCACGGTTCCTCAGATCTACCCCATGATGTTGAGTTACAAGATGATGtgagattaaataaaattgagttTAATGAGAAGTTAAGTCAAGCAAAACTGCCAAGCTTAGAACAGACACTTTGTTTATTAACTGT CCAGTACCTCCAAAAATCTCAGCCAAAAGATGCTTTATTAGAAGAAGAACTACGTCCGTACATAGATGCTGTATTGAATCAAAAGAGTGGGCCTTGGGCTAGCCGTGTTGCAGCCCTTTTAATCCGTTGTAAACTAGAAGGTAATCATAAGAGAACTGTTGAGAGAGCAATGTTGCAATGTGAGACTATAGTCAATGAAAAAGCTGTAGTATCTACTACTAACAG acTATCATACCTCTGGGCATCAGGATTGCCATGTGCATGGACATGGCGGCAACAATTAGCTGATTTTTATCTTAGTTTGGGTCTGGTTAAGGCAGCCTTAGAGGAATATCAGAAGTTACAGCTTTGGGAAGATGTAATTGTGTGTTACACTCTACTTCAGTTAAGGCATAAG GCTGCAGAGGTAATTCAACAGCAGATTGACATGCAGCCAACAGTGAAGCTGTACTGCCTTTTAGGAGATGCTACag ATGAAGTAAGGTGGTATGATAGGGCCTGGGAGTTTTCTGAACACAAGAGCAGCCGAGCGCAACGACACTGGGGCAACTTTCTTTTCGACCGCAAACGATACGATGAATGTATTCCGCATTATGAAATGTCACTCCAAATAAATGCTATACAAGATCACATTTGGCTTAGACTGGg cttcGCCGCTCTTACCACAGAGAAGTGGGAGTTAGCTGGAAAAGCATACAGGCGATATACGTATCTACAGCCGAATACTTTTGAAGCATGGAACAATTTGGCCAAAGTTTATATGATGCAAGGCGAAAAGGAGAGAGCCTATAGAGCCCTAATGGAGGctttaagatttaattatgataattggAAG ttatgGACAAACGTTATAACAGTTAGTTTGGAGACGGATCATTTTGATGACGTCATTAGAGGCATACATCGCACAATAGACCTTCAGAATAAGTACGAAGATGTCAAAGTATTGGCTTTACTCGTCAATGAAGTAATAAAGGAAAGGGTAGATTTGGACAAGGAGAGTAACGAAAG atttagaaaACGAGTACAGGAACTATTTGGACGGATAACATCAATTCATCCCAATAATGGGGAGATTTGgcaattatattcttatataagcCCTACATACTTGCTGAAGGCACAAAGATTGTTAAAAACCTATGGGTGCATTGCACAG ACTGGCAAATGGGCCAATGATCCGAGTACATGTAAAATGGTAATAGACATATCTATGGATATGATAGAGTACAGTATAAAGGCTCGCCAAGAATTGTCTCCAGaagaaaatggaaaaataCTTCAAGCTGATCAGCAGTTGTCATCTGCAAGGCTAACAGGACAGGCAGTCATAAGGATTATAGAAAAACAATGGCCTGACTTAGATATCAGTGaattaaaggaaaaatttattgctgttacagaatttattaaatctgtTATCTaa